In the Taeniopygia guttata chromosome 12, bTaeGut7.mat, whole genome shotgun sequence genome, one interval contains:
- the PPP4R2 gene encoding serine/threonine-protein phosphatase 4 regulatory subunit 2: MDVERLQEALKDFEKRGKKEVCPILDQFLCHVAKTGETMVQWSQFKGYFIFKLEKVMDDFRTSAPEPRGPPNPNVEYIPFEEMKERILKIVTGFNGIPFTIQRLCELLTDPRRNYTGTDKFLRGVEKNVMVVSCVYPSSEKNNSSSLNRMNGVMFPGNSPGYTDRSNVNGPGTPRPVSRTKVSLSAPMTTNGLPDSTEHKEPSLQQTEEKKHSESPASESEGAQSSPVKNKHSEDDPAEAEGHEVKRLKFDKEGEARDASNQTASSEVSSGMGEETEASSTSQDKEKDASCARQHCTEEEEEESFMSPRNVGPERKDQDKDSDSSSVAEGSSEENNRMEESEQPRAEKDLHSADSDTSASATSGADCSDTEELGSYATETPESSSETPMENSDEATEAADEPMEQD, from the exons ATGGACGTCGAGAGGCTGCAGGAGGCGCTGAAAG ATTTtgagaagagaggaaagaaggaagtgTGTCCAATACTGGATCAGTTTCTTTGTCATGTTGCAAAGACTGGAGAGACGAT GGTTCAGTGGTCTCAGTTTAAAggctattttattttcaaactggAGAAAGTCATGGATGATTTCAGAACCTCAGCTCCTGAACCAAGAGGGCCCCCCAATCCAAATGTGGAATATATTCCCTTTGAAGAGATGAAAGAAAGAATTCTGAAAATTGTCACTGGATTTAATGG CATCCCCTTCACTATCCAGCGACTCTGTGAGTTGCTGACAGATCCCAGGAGGAATTACACAGGAACAGACAAATTTCTAAGAGGTGTGGAAAAG AATGTCATGGTTGTCAGCTGTGTATATCCATCTTCAGA GAAAAATAATTCCAGTAGTTTAAATCGGATGAATGGTGTTATGTTCCCTGGGAATTCACCAGGGTACACTGACAG atcgAATGTAAATggccctgggacccccagaccTGTGAGTCGGACGAAGGTTTCGCTGTCAGCTCCCATGACAACCAACGGTTTGCCAGACAGCACAGAGCATAAAGAGCCCAGCTTGCAGCAAACAGAGGAGAAGAAACACAG TGAATCACCAGCGTCTGAATCAGAaggtgctcagagcagcccagtGAAAAATAAGCACTCTGAGGATGATCCTGCAGAAGCAGAAGGACATGAGGTAAAAAGACTTAAATTTGACAAAGAAGGGGAAGCCAGAGATGCATCAAACCAAACTGCCTCCAGTGAAGTCTCTTCAGGCATGGGGGAAGAGACAGAAGCATCCTCTACATCTCAGGATAAAGAAAAAGATGCTTCCTGTGCCAGACAGCACTGtacagaggaagaggaggaag AGTCCTTCATGTCTCCCAGAAACGTTGGTCCGGAGAGAAAAGATCAAGACAAAGACAGTGACTCCTCGAGTGTGGCTGAAGGGAGCTCTGAGGAGAACAATCGGATGGAGGAGTcggagcagccccgggcagagAAGGATTTGCACTCTGCTGACAGTGACACCAGTGCATCTGCCACCAGCGGAGCTGACTGCAGTGACACAGAGGAGCTGGGGTCCTATGCCACTGAAACTCCAGAAAGCTCCTCAGAGACCCCGATGGAAAACAGTGATGAAGCCACAGAAGCTGCAGATGAACCTATGGAGCAAGACTAA